The genomic stretch cacacacacagatcattctcacacacacacacacacacacacacaaacacacaaactcaccattcattcacacaccattcataaacaccattcacacaccagtcactcacacagcattcactcacacacacaccattcataaacaccattcacacagcattcactcacacacaccattcataaacaccagacacacaccagtcactcacacaccattcactccccattcacacacacatagaccattcacatacaccatatactcacacacaccattcactcacacacgccattaccactcacactcactcacacatgccattacctcacacacaccattcacacacctgtcactcacacacaccattcactcacacgccattacctcacacacaccattcacacccatcattaccaaacacactcacataccattgacatataccacattcccatttgatgtggacaccttcacactgcctgcttctagattatttatgttcaggtgttccactaataatttgtccactttagttccagcaatttcccaattaagagcattcagctggaattcactgtctacaacctctatctccacatccataatttccaattcaaattctgaattaaaacccctctctgcagtctcctccaatttgacctctccaatttgtatttcgacaatttcaaatttatcatttacaccatctagctcaaactggcagaggtcgaccactacggctcctattttcagcctgtcttggtggtcatctgcaggctttatggagactgtcctttcatttaacagaaaaacctctaacccatgcatgtctaaccccttatccctcccaggctggttgatgggtggagttgctggggagcactctccttcttcaccccagcagatgatctcatcccacttgtcccaggctgcccaatacacatcatccgtccagctaactgccttggcaattggctttcgggtgtgtgacacgatggaacggtcagcctggtcagagggtgattctgctggggagcacagctcttcctcatcttcccagtcaatcacttccatccacttgtcccaagttgcccagtatcgatcgttgctccagctgacagcttttgcaattcgtttgtttctgaatgaggaaaaacacacaagcaatacaatagagctgtcagtcactcctggcacatggaattcagttctgcactgacaccttcgcaatgaacaactgcattatagcataggaaactagttaactttcacatacaatttacatataatcaagaaagaagcctggaacaattttaaattttactaaatggcaatatactgattttagtcaccaaacaaacttttcaggtcttgcttcactacttttatctgtgtttgttgcaatacatctgccctctcctggtctgctggaatatcattgctgtaggcagcaccgagcgcaaccacccgcatcctcttccgaatgcaacatgaaagcgcgggaaagcgcacgtgcaaaagtgaaatatcatctagactttgcggcacaggaaactagccgacttgcacataaaatttaaatataaccaacacagtagcccgcaacaatattcactttatttaaaagcaatgaactaatttactcacaagcaagcgcaattatttacttaagcgcagtaaagcgcacgcggaaaagcgaaatatcaactacactttgcgcataaaatttaaatataattaacattgtaccccggaacaaaatcactttatttaaaagcaatatactgactttactcaccaaacatattttaatatacatgcaaatttgacagatactaaataagaaaaattatccgataaaatgggagcagaaaagcaacgtacctcgtcatcttggtgcagaaaacaagtgaagctgcgtctttcaaaccggcagcgtcccacgtgccgaagagtcaaatgtaatcaagcaacacggcccacacaattaaataataacatcataataattatagctcttgtataattattctatatattattctataattagaggaac from Brienomyrus brachyistius isolate T26 chromosome 14, BBRACH_0.4, whole genome shotgun sequence encodes the following:
- the LOC125707678 gene encoding uncharacterized protein LOC125707678, whose protein sequence is MTRNKRIAKAVSWSNDRYWATWDKWMEVIDWEDEEELCSPAESPSDQADRSIVSHTRKPIAKAVSWTDDVYWAAWDKWDEIICWGEEGECSPATPPINQPGRDKGLDMHGLEVFLLNERTVSIKPADDHQDRLKIGAVVVDLCQFELDGVNDKFEIVEIQIGEVKLEETAERGFNSEFELEIMDVEIEVVDSEFQLNALNWEIAGTKVDKLLVEHLNINNLEAGSVKVSTSNGNVVYVNGM